The nucleotide sequence TGCTACGTACTACGAGCCATTTTTGGGAGGAGGGGCAATCTTTTTTTACTTGTATGGAGTGGCTAGAAATAATAACCCTACACAAAAGTTTCCAGCAGTACTGACAGATATTAATCCTGAATTGGTTAATGTATATTGTTGCGTGCGCGATCGCGTTGAGGAATTAATTGAGTTGTTGGCACGGCATCAAGAACAGCACGATCGCGATTATTACTATCGGGTGCGATCGCAGTTCACGGGAACGCCTGAAGAAATGGCAGCACGATTAATTTATTTGAATAAAACTTGTTTTAACGGTTTATACCGCGAAAACTCTAAAGGCGAATTTAATGTCCCAATGGGGAGATATAAAAATCCTACTATTTGTAATGCAGAGTTATTACGTTTAGTTTCAGATTCTCTTCAATCTGTAAAAATTGAAGTTAGACCTTTTGACACTATTTTAGAATTTGCTAAAACGGCAGAGGATTTTGTTTATTTCGATCCACCTTATCATCCTCTGAGTGACACTAGTAGTTTCACGGGCTATAGTCGTTACTCTTTTAACGTAAAGGATCAGATTAGATTGAGAGATACATT is from Scytonema millei VB511283 and encodes:
- a CDS encoding DNA adenine methylase, whose amino-acid sequence is MLRQSLQSSLPRPFLKWAGGKSQLISQYIPFFPQKFATYYEPFLGGGAIFFYLYGVARNNNPTQKFPAVLTDINPELVNVYCCVRDRVEELIELLARHQEQHDRDYYYRVRSQFTGTPEEMAARLIYLNKTCFNGLYRENSKGEFNVPMGRYKNPTICNAELLRLVSDSLQSVKIEVRPFDTILEFAKTAEDFVYFDPPYHPLSDTSSFTGYSRYSFNVKDQIRLRDTFAELARRGVKVMLSNSDCSLVRELYKDFHIHEILAARTINSQAQKRGKITEILVMAN